One Bos taurus isolate L1 Dominette 01449 registration number 42190680 breed Hereford chromosome 25, ARS-UCD2.0, whole genome shotgun sequence genomic window carries:
- the BCKDK gene encoding branched-chain alpha-ketoacid dehydrogenase kinase precursor: protein MILASVLGSGPRGGPPLRPLLGPALSLRARSTSATDTHHVEMARERSKTVTSFYNQSAIDVAAEKPSVRLTPTMMLYSGRSQDGSHLLKSARYLQQELPVRIAHRIKGFRSLPFIIGCNPTILHVHELYIRAFQKLTDFPPIKDQADEARYCQLVRQLLDDHKDVVTLLAEGLRESRKYIEDEKLVRYFLDKTLTSRLGIRMLATHHLALHEDKPDFVGIICTRLSPKKIIEKWVDFARRLCEHKYGNAPRVRINGHVAARFPFIPMPLDYILPELLKNAMRATMESHLDTPYNVPDVVITIANNDIDLVIRISDRGGGIAHKDLDRVMDYHFTTAEASTQDPRISPLFGHLDLHSGGQSGPMHGFGFGLPTSRAYAEYLGGSLRLQSLQGIGTDVYLRLRHIDGREESFRI from the exons ATGATACTGGCTTCGGTGCTGGGGAGCGGACCCCGGGGCGGGCCACCCCTCCGGCCTCTCTTGGGGCCCGCACTCTCGCTCCGGGCCCGCTCCACATCAGCCACTGATACCCACCATGTGGAAATGGCACGGGAGCGCTCTAAGACCGTCACCTCCTTTTACAACCAGTCAGCCATTGACGTCGCAGCGGAGAAG CCTTCAGTCCGCCTCACTCCAACCATGATGCTCTATTCAGGCCGCTCCCAGGATGGCAGTCACCTCCTG aAAAGTGCCCGCTACTTGCAGCAGGAGTTGCCAGTGAGGATCGCTCACCGCATCAAGGGCTTCCGCAGCCTTCCTTTCATCATTGGCTGCAACCCCACCATACTGCACGTG CACGAGCTGTACATCCGTGCCTTCCAGAAGCTGACAGACTTCCCTCCG ATCAAGGACCAGGCGGATGAGGCCCGATACTGCCAGCTGGTGCGACAGCTGTTGGATGACCACAAGGACGTGGTGACCCTCTTAGCGGAAGGCCTGCGTGAGAGCCGGAAGTACATAGAG GATGAGAAGCTCGTCCGTTACTTCTTAGACAAGACGTTGACTTCAAGGCTTGGGATCCGTATGTTGGCCACCCACCATCTGGCACTACATGAGGACAAG CCCGACTTTGTTGGCATCATCTGCACTCGCCTGTCACCGAAGAAGATTATTGAAAAGTGGGTGGACTTTGCCAG ACGCCTGTGTGAGCACAAGTATGGCAATGCACCCCGAGTCCGCATCAACGGACACGTGGCTGCCCGTTTCCCCTTCATCCCAATGCCACTGGACTACATCCTACCTGAGCTGCTCAAGAACGCCATGAG AGCCACAATGGAGAGTCACCTCGACACTCCCTACAATGTCCCAGATGTCGTCATCACCATCGCCAACAATGATATCGATCTCGTCATCAG GATTTCAGACCGGGGCGGGGGAATTGCTCACAAAGACCTGGATCGGGTGATGGACTACCACTTCACTACAGCTGAGGCCAGCACCCAGGACCCCCGGATCAGCCCCCTCTTTGGCCACCTGGACTTGCACAGTGGTGGCCAGTCAGGACCCATGCACGG cTTTGGCTTCGGGCTGCCCACTTCGCGGGCCTACGCAGAGTACCTCGGTGGTTCCCTTCGGCTGCAGTCGCTGCAGGGCATTGGCACAGATGTCTACCTACGGCTCCGTCACATCGATGGCCGGGAAGAAAGCTTCCGCATCTGA
- the VKORC1 gene encoding vitamin K epoxide reductase complex subunit 1 isoform X1: MGATWRSPGWVRLALCLAGLVLSLYALHVKAARARDRDYRALCDVGTAISCSRVFSSRLPAGPLGICSTEVELLGVSSWFCVPGLDPVLRAL; encoded by the exons ATGGGCGCTACCTGGCGGAGTCCGGGGTGGGTGCGGCTCGCGCTCTGCCTCGCGGGTTTAGTGCTCTCTCTCTACGCGCTGCACGTGAAGGCGGCGCGCGCCCGGGACCGGGATTACCGCGCGCTCTGCGACGTGGGCACTGCCATCAGCTGTTCGCGCGTCTTCTCCTCCAG GCTGCCTGCAGGGCCGCTGGGCATCTGTTCTACTGAGGTTGAGTTGCTTGGTGTCTCTAGCTGGTTCTGTGTACCTGGCCTGGATCCTGTTCTTCGTGCTCTATGA
- the KAT8 gene encoding histone acetyltransferase KAT8 (The RefSeq protein has 1 substitution compared to this genomic sequence), with the protein MAAQGAAAAVAAATSGVAGEGEPGPGENAAVEGTAPSPGRISPPTPARGEPEVTVEIGETYLCRRPDSTWHSAEVIQSRVNDQEGREEFYVHYVGFNRRLDEWVDKNRLALTKTVKDAVQKNSEKYLSELAEQPERKITRNQKRKHDEINHVQKTYAEMDPTTAALEKEHEAITKVKYVDKIHIGNYEIDAWYFSPFPEDYGEQPKLWLCEYCLKYMKYEKSYRFHLGQCQWRQPPGKEIYRKSNISVYEVDGKDHKIYCQNLCLLAKLFLDHKTLYFDVEPFVFYILTEVDRQGAHIVGYFSKEKESPDGNNVACILTLPPYQRRGYGKFLIAFSYELSKLESTVGSPEKPLSDLGKLSYRSYWSWVLLEILRDFRGTLSIKDLSQMTSITQNDIISTLQSLNMVKYWKGQHVICVTPKLVEEHLKSAQYKKPPITVDSVCLKWAPPKHKQVKLSKK; encoded by the exons ATGGCGGCACAGGGAGCAGCTGCGGCGGTTGCGGCGGCGACTTCAGGGGTCGCGGGGGAGGGCGAGCCCGGACCCGGGGAGAATGCGGCGGTCGAGGGGACCGCTCCGTCCCCAGGCCGCATCTCTCCGCCGACCCCGGCGCGCGGCGAGCCTGAAGTCACCGTGGAGATCGGAGAAACATACCTATGCCGGCGGCCCGATAGCACCTGGC ATTCTGCTGAAGTGATCCAGTCTCGAGTGAACGATCAAGAAGGCCGAGAGGAATTCTATGTACACTACGTGGGCT TTAACCGGCGATTGGATGAATGGGTCGACAAGAACCGGCTGGCGCTGACCAAAACAGTGAAAGATGCTGTGCAGAAGAACTCAGAGAAGTACCTGAGTGAGCTGGCCGAGCAGCCGGAGCGCAAGATCACTCGAAACCAAAAACGCAAGCATGATGAGATCAACCACGTGCAGAAG ACCTATGCAGAGATGGATCCCACAACAGCAGCCTTGGAGAAGGAACATGAGGCG ATTACCAAGGTGAAGTACGTGGACAAGATCCACATTGGGAACTACGAAATCGACGCCTGGTACTTCTCCCCATTCCCTGAAGACTATGGGAAACAGCCCAAGCTCTGGCTCTGCGAGTACTGTCTCAAGTATATGAAATACGAGAAGAGCTACCGCTTCCACTTG GGCCAGTGCCAGTGGCGGCAACCCCCAGGAAAGGAGATCTACCGCAAGAGCAACATCTCTGTGTATGAAGTGGATGGCAAAGACCACAAG atTTACTGTCAGAACCTATGTCTGCTGGCCAAGCTCTTCCTGGACCATAAGACGCTATACTTTGATGTGGAGCCGTTCGTCTTTTACATCTTGACGGAGGTGGACAGGCAGGGGGCCCACATCGTCGGCTACTTCTCAAAG GAGAAGGAGTCCCCAGATGGGAACAACGTGGCCTGTATCCTGACGCTGCCCCCCTACCAGCGCCGTGGCTACGGGAAGTTCCTCATTGCTTTCA GCTATGAGCTCTCGAAGCTGGAGAGCACAGTCGGCTCCCCAGAGAAGCCACTGTCTGACCTGGGCAAGCTCAGCTACCGCAGCTACTGGTCCTGGGTCCTGCTGGAGATCTTGCGAGACTTCCGGGGCACCCTGTCCATCAAGGACCTTAG CCAGATGACGAGCATCACTCAGAATGACATCATCAGCACCCTCCAGTCCCTCAACATGGTCAAGTACTGGAAGGGCCAGCACGTGATCTGTGTCACACCCAAGCTGGTGGAGGAACACCTCAAAAGCGCTCAGTATAAGAAACCACCCATCACAG TGGACTCCGTCTGCCTCAAGTGGGCACCCCCCAAGCACAAGCAAGTCAAACTCTCCAAGAAGTGA
- the VKORC1 gene encoding vitamin K epoxide reductase complex subunit 1, with protein sequence MGATWRSPGWVRLALCLAGLVLSLYALHVKAARARDRDYRALCDVGTAISCSRVFSSRWGRGFGLVEHVLGKDSILNQSNSIFGCIFYTLQLLLGCLQGRWASVLLRLSCLVSLAGSVYLAWILFFVLYDFCIVCITTYAINVGLTVLSFREVQGPQGKVKGH encoded by the exons ATGGGCGCTACCTGGCGGAGTCCGGGGTGGGTGCGGCTCGCGCTCTGCCTCGCGGGTTTAGTGCTCTCTCTCTACGCGCTGCACGTGAAGGCGGCGCGCGCCCGGGACCGGGATTACCGCGCGCTCTGCGACGTGGGCACTGCCATCAGCTGTTCGCGCGTCTTCTCCTCCAG GTGGGGCCGTGGCTTCGGACTGGTGGAACACGTGCTGGGCAAAGACAGCATCCTCAATCAATCCAACAGCATATTTGGTTGCATCTTCTACACACTGCAGTTGTTGTTAG GCTGCCTGCAGGGCCGCTGGGCATCTGTTCTACTGAGGTTGAGTTGCTTGGTGTCTCTAGCTGGTTCTGTGTACCTGGCCTGGATCCTGTTCTTCGTGCTCTATGATTTCTGCATCGTTTGCATCACTACTTATGCCATCAATGTGGGCCTGACGGTGCTCAGTTTCCGGGAGGTCCAGGGACCCCAGGGCAAGGTCAAGGGGCACTGA